The genomic DNA GAGGTGAAAATATCGCCACAGGCCAGCCTTACCTGCAGCTTACCAGCGAGGCCATAATCTCCGCAGACCCGGAGGTCATAATCTTGGCCGATCATCCTTACGGGGAAACGGCCGAAACCGTGGCCAAGCGTCCGGGCTGGAACAAGATAACGGCTGTGAAGGAGGGACGCATCGTTGAGCTAACCCAGGAACAGACAGACATCGTTTCAAGGCCGGGTCCCAGGGTTATAGACGCCCTGGAGCTCATAGCCAGGACGTTACATCCAGATGCTTTCCGTTAGGCTGAGCTTAAGGAAGCGGCGATGGCTCTCCTTGGCTGTCGCCGCTTTCTTCCTAATAATCGTCGGGTTGCTGGCTACAACCTGGGGTGCTGCTGGCATCCCCGTCTCGGCGGTGGTGAGAATACTGATGGGCGCCAGTGTGGAGCCAGCGACCTGGGAGACCATAATATTTCAAATTCGCATTCCCCGGATCGTGCTTGGGGGGATTGTGGGAATGACTCTGGCCATAGCCGGAGCTGTCTACCAGGCTATTTTCCGCAATCCCCTGGCTGACCCTTACCTCCTCGGGGTTTCTTCAGGGGCATCCTTTGGGGCAGCGGTGGCCATTTATTTTGTCTGGCGTTTCTCCTGGGGAGGATTGAATGCCGTATCCATAGCGGCCTTCGGGGGAGCTTTGCTGGCCACCGCCACCATCTATTCATTAGCCAGAGTGGGAGGCAAGGCCCCTGTAACAACCCTTATCCTGGCAGGTGTGGCTATAGGAGCTCTGCTCTCATCAGCCACTACCTTCCTCATGTTTACTACTCGCGAGGCCTTCCACACCATTAACCTTTTAGGCTGGCTGATGGGAAGCCTGGCTCTGGCTGACTGGACCCGGGTTAAAACCGCAGCCACCTATATAGCTATAGCCTTAAGCGTCATCGCCTATTATTCTTACACCCTGAATGTCCTCCAACTGGATGAAGACCAGGCCATGGCTTTAGGGGTGGAAGTGGAAAGGGTCAAGTTTATCATTATAGCTGCCGCTTCCCTGGCCACAGCTGCTGCCGTCTCCGTTAGCGGGGTTATCGGCTTCCTTGGGATAATAATCCCTCACACGGTGAGAATTCTGTGGGGTTCCGATTACCGCTTTCTTTTACCCATGAGCGGAATTTTGGGAGGCCTTTGCCTCATCTTGGCTGATGGTTTTATCCGTCTGCTCTTTGCCCCCAGAGAACTGCCCATTGGAGTGGTGACAGCTTTCTTAGGAGCTCCTTTTTTCATTTATCTATTGCGCCGCTATAAGAAGGAGGTTTTTCCATTTTAAGGGAGGGAGGACATGTTACCGCTGGTGGTCAGAGGAGTTCATTTCAGTTACGATGGTAGACCGGTGCTCAGAGGGGTTAGCTTAAGCGTTGCTGGAGGAGAGGTGGTAAGCCTCATAGGCCCTAACGGGGCTGGAAAATCCACCCTGATCAAGCTCATAGCTGGCATTCTGTCACCACAAAAGGGGGAGATTGAGGTTCTGGGTTGTCCCCTGCGAAGGTGGAAAAGAAAGAGCCTCGCCCGAGTAATAGCCCTTGTCCCCCAGGGAGCTTACATACCGCCTACTTTTTCCGTTTGGGAAAGCATCTATCTGGGCCGAACGCCTTACCTTAATTTCCCGGGAATCGCCAGAGACAGGGATATTAAAGCCATTGAGAGAGCCATGCGCTGGGTAAAAGTAGAGCATTTGAAGGACAACCTAGTGGGGGAACTGTCGGGTGGGGAACGCCAGAGGGTGATATTAGCCAGGGCGCTGGCGCAGGAACCGAAGATCCTGCTTCTCGATGAACCAACAGCTCATCTGGATATACACCATCAGGTATCAATCCTAAAGTTTATCCGAAAACTTGCCCGTGAAGAGGGCCTGGCGGTTTTAGCCGTGCTTCATGACCTCAACCTGGCCTCTTCTTTTTCCGATAGAATTGTCCTTATGGCGGGGGGAGAAGTTCTGGCCCAGGGGGCTCCGGAGGAAGTTATAAAGTGGGAGAGGCTCCGAGAAGTTTACGGCACTGGCATTATAGTGATGCCAAGGCCCGATGATTCCCGCCGCCCTGCAGTGCTCCCGGAATTTTCCCTTTAATGGCTGACCTTCTTCTGGCTAAAACAAAAAGCCGGGGGTCTTCCTGTCCCCCGGTTTTAGAAAAGGGCAGAGCCCAGGATATGAACGGCTTCGGTTCCTACGGAGATGAAGGGGTGTGGGTAAAGGCCTATGATGAAAACCATTACCAGGCTTACCACCACAGCCCATCTGAGGGAACTGCTCACCGAAATTGGACTTTCGTCCCCGGGCCTGAAGAACATTTGCTTGACCACATTTAGATAATAGAAAGCTGAAATCACGCTGTTTATTATCCCCACAAGAGCCAGGATGTAAAACTGCATCTGAATAGCAGCACCAAAGACGAAAAACTTCCCCACGAACCCTCCGGTCCCCGGTATGCCGATGAGAGATAGCAGAAAGATGATCATGGCGCCTGCCAGAAGAGGGTCGCGCTTTATAAGGCCGGCATAATCGGCGATGCGGTTGGAACCAATAGCTCTTTCCACCGCTATCACTACGGCGAAAGCACCGAGGTTAGTGAAAAGATAGGCCATGAGGTAAATGAGCACCCCGTTCAGCCCGGTGAAATTGCTGGCCACTCCGCTCACCATGCATACGATACCCATGAGGATGTAGCCGGCGTGAGCGATGCTGGAATAAGCCATCATTCTCTTTATGTTTTCCTGACGAAGGGCTATCAGGTTCCCCAGGGTCATGGTCACCATAGAAATTCCCGCCAGGAGGGCAGTCCAATCCGGCTGGAAATCGGCGAGGGCGGTGATGAAAACCCTCATGAGCACTGCCAGGCCAGCAGCCTTGGGCCCCACCGAAAGGAAAGCTGTCACTGGAGTGGGGGCTCCCTCGTATGTGTCAGGGGACCACTGATGGAATGGGACGAGGGCGATTTTGAAGCCAAATCCTGCCAGAAGAAGGATCATGGCGGGAAAGGCCAGCCATCCTCCTACCTCGCTTTTCTTTAAGGCCGGCCCTATTTCAGTCAGATACAGCGTTCCCGTGACCCCGTAGAGAAGCGACATGCCGTAAAGCATCAGAGCCGAGGCTGTAATTCCGTAGAGGAAGTACTTTATAGCCGCTTCGCTGGACTTGCCTTCCTCCCGCAGGTACCCCACCAGGATATAGGAGGTGAGGCTGAGGAACTCAAAGGCCAGGTAAAGCATGAGCAGGTTTACGGAGCCTACCACCAGCAATATGGCCAAAGTTACCAGGAGAAAGAAGGCGTAGAATTCTCCCCGGTAAGGGGTGTGGCCCTCCAGATAGCGGTAAGAAGAAAGGAGGACAAGCCCCGTGCCTACCAGAACAAGCCCTTTGAAGAAGAGAGCAAACCTGTCGGAAGCCAGCATACCAAATAGAGGGGAGGCGGAAACTTTCCCGAAAAGGAGGAGCAAGAGGAAGGAAAGAGCTGTGAAAGCCACAGCCAGGCTCAAAATTACCGCTTCTTTCCTTTCTTCTGCCCTTCTCCAGGCCATATCCAGGGCCAGAAGGGTCAGCCCTCCCAGGAAAAGGGCCAATTCCGGAGCAAAGGCTGAAAGAATGTCCATGACGCTCAAGGCTGACCTCCTTTTACAGTTTGCCCATGAGAGCTGTTGTAGCCGTGTTAATTATGTTGAGCAGAGGTGCGGGATACAGCCCGAATCCCACCATGAAGAGCAAAAGCGGCCACATGGTTACTTTCTCAAAGGCTTCCATATCGGTTAGGTAGCCCCACTTTTCCTCGTTGAAAGGTCCCAGGAACATAAACTGCACTACTTTCCAGAGGATGTATCCAGCCGTGGCTACTACGCCGATAACTCCAAAAGCGGCAATGTACGGGATAATATGGAAAGCGCCCCTGAAGACCAGGAATTCTCCCCAGAACCCGGCCAAACCGGGAAGACCGAGGGAAGCCAGACCAGTAATCATAACCACCGCATAGTAATAGGGGAGCTTGGCTCCGAGACCTCCGAAAACCTGAAGGTCTCTGGTGTGAGCTCGCTCGTAAATCATGCCCACCAGGAAGAAGAGCCCCCCAGTGATGATACCATGGTTGAACATTTGCATTGTGGCACCGTTCAAGGCAATGGCTGCGCTCTCCTTGAATGAAGGGTGGTTGAAGTTGAGGCTGGCAGCCGCCGCTGCAATCCCCAGAACCACGTAGCCCATGTGAGCTACCGATGAATAGGCGATGAGGCGTTTGAGATCCCACTGAGCCATGCACACGAAAGCCCCGTAGACTATGCTTATAAGCCCGAGGATAGCCACGATGGGAGCATAGAACCTGAAAGGTTCGGGGAAAATGGGGAGGACTATCCGGAGGAGGCCGTAACAACCCAGCTTCAGCAGTATTCCGGCCAGGATAACGCTGCCGGCGGTGGGAGCTTCAGTGTGAGCATCGGGCAACCAGGTGTGGAAGGGGAAGCTCGGGACCTTTATGGCAAAGGCGACAAAGAAAGCCCAGAATGCCAGGCTGGCCAGAGTGAAATTGTCAGCGAAGGGGTGAACTTCCGCTGCCTTGAGGATATCAAAGCTCCCGGTGGTGAAGTAAATTCCCAGAATGGCCAGGAGCATAAAAACGCTGCCGGCCAGAGTGTAGAGGAAAAACTTTATGGCTGCATACTCACGGTACTTACCACCCCAAACTCCGATAAGGAGATACATTGGCACGAGGCCTATCTCCCAGAAGACGTAAAAGAGGACAAAGTCCAGAGCCACAAAAACGCCATTCATGCCGGTCTGAAGCAGGAGGAAGAGGAAGTAATACTCCTTGACTCGTTCATGGATGGTGTAGGCAGAGTAAAAGTAGCCCAGGGTTGAAAGGAGAGAGGTGAGAAAGAGCATTGGGACGCTTATCCCATCAACGCCCACGTGATACCAGACATTGATAGCGGGTATCCAGCGGTAGCGCTCCACGAACTGGATTCCGCCCTCGCTCTGGTTATAAGCAATCCAGAGATAGGTTGAAAGGGCCAGAGGTATGAGGCTCACTGCGATGGCGAACCACCTTATGAGGTTGACCCTCTCCTTGGGGAAGAAAAGGATGATCAACGCTCCAAGGGCTGGGATAAAAGTTATAGCTGAGAGAATCGGGAACTCCATTTCTCAAGCCTCCTCTTTACAAGATTTCGGCTTCATCTGACCATGTATAGTCCAATGAGCATCAGCACGGTAAGGACTGCTACCAGAAGGTAGTTTTGAGCTTTGCCAGTCTGGGTAAGGCGCAGAACACCACCGAAGGCTGAGGTAATTATCCCCAAGCCGTTGACAATCCCATCTACAACCTTAACGTCAAAGAGCCCACCTATTTCGGAAAGCTTCCGGCCTAGTTTTCCAACCCCATCCACAATGGGGTCAATGATCCAGCGGTCATCGA from Anaerolineae bacterium includes the following:
- a CDS encoding ABC transporter ATP-binding protein encodes the protein MLPLVVRGVHFSYDGRPVLRGVSLSVAGGEVVSLIGPNGAGKSTLIKLIAGILSPQKGEIEVLGCPLRRWKRKSLARVIALVPQGAYIPPTFSVWESIYLGRTPYLNFPGIARDRDIKAIERAMRWVKVEHLKDNLVGELSGGERQRVILARALAQEPKILLLDEPTAHLDIHHQVSILKFIRKLAREEGLAVLAVLHDLNLASSFSDRIVLMAGGEVLAQGAPEEVIKWERLREVYGTGIIVMPRPDDSRRPAVLPEFSL
- a CDS encoding NADH-quinone oxidoreductase subunit N, whose translation is MDILSAFAPELALFLGGLTLLALDMAWRRAEERKEAVILSLAVAFTALSFLLLLLFGKVSASPLFGMLASDRFALFFKGLVLVGTGLVLLSSYRYLEGHTPYRGEFYAFFLLVTLAILLVVGSVNLLMLYLAFEFLSLTSYILVGYLREEGKSSEAAIKYFLYGITASALMLYGMSLLYGVTGTLYLTEIGPALKKSEVGGWLAFPAMILLLAGFGFKIALVPFHQWSPDTYEGAPTPVTAFLSVGPKAAGLAVLMRVFITALADFQPDWTALLAGISMVTMTLGNLIALRQENIKRMMAYSSIAHAGYILMGIVCMVSGVASNFTGLNGVLIYLMAYLFTNLGAFAVVIAVERAIGSNRIADYAGLIKRDPLLAGAMIIFLLSLIGIPGTGGFVGKFFVFGAAIQMQFYILALVGIINSVISAFYYLNVVKQMFFRPGDESPISVSSSLRWAVVVSLVMVFIIGLYPHPFISVGTEAVHILGSALF
- a CDS encoding iron ABC transporter permease is translated as MLSVRLSLRKRRWLSLAVAAFFLIIVGLLATTWGAAGIPVSAVVRILMGASVEPATWETIIFQIRIPRIVLGGIVGMTLAIAGAVYQAIFRNPLADPYLLGVSSGASFGAAVAIYFVWRFSWGGLNAVSIAAFGGALLATATIYSLARVGGKAPVTTLILAGVAIGALLSSATTFLMFTTREAFHTINLLGWLMGSLALADWTRVKTAATYIAIALSVIAYYSYTLNVLQLDEDQAMALGVEVERVKFIIIAAASLATAAAVSVSGVIGFLGIIIPHTVRILWGSDYRFLLPMSGILGGLCLILADGFIRLLFAPRELPIGVVTAFLGAPFFIYLLRRYKKEVFPF
- a CDS encoding NADH-quinone oxidoreductase subunit M gives rise to the protein MEFPILSAITFIPALGALIILFFPKERVNLIRWFAIAVSLIPLALSTYLWIAYNQSEGGIQFVERYRWIPAINVWYHVGVDGISVPMLFLTSLLSTLGYFYSAYTIHERVKEYYFLFLLLQTGMNGVFVALDFVLFYVFWEIGLVPMYLLIGVWGGKYREYAAIKFFLYTLAGSVFMLLAILGIYFTTGSFDILKAAEVHPFADNFTLASLAFWAFFVAFAIKVPSFPFHTWLPDAHTEAPTAGSVILAGILLKLGCYGLLRIVLPIFPEPFRFYAPIVAILGLISIVYGAFVCMAQWDLKRLIAYSSVAHMGYVVLGIAAAAASLNFNHPSFKESAAIALNGATMQMFNHGIITGGLFFLVGMIYERAHTRDLQVFGGLGAKLPYYYAVVMITGLASLGLPGLAGFWGEFLVFRGAFHIIPYIAAFGVIGVVATAGYILWKVVQFMFLGPFNEEKWGYLTDMEAFEKVTMWPLLLFMVGFGLYPAPLLNIINTATTALMGKL